The Gouania willdenowi chromosome 20, fGouWil2.1, whole genome shotgun sequence genome window below encodes:
- the LOC114482182 gene encoding homeodomain-interacting protein kinase 3-like, with protein MILQSIGYRAPEVCLGLPFSGAIDMWGVGCTLAFLYLNDHLFPFHCEYLMMKCMVQMLGMPSKYHLRFGMYSQRFFCKEDEFGTQWRLLTPEEYSSRNKKKAEEWPKSRAHFSSLDDLLYISEVEDAEEMEDRKVFIDFLKELLHLDGDLRISPVEALQHPFITGSYLSQPRSQTAENKMDDITLASGQDGQI; from the exons ATGATTCTTCAGTCTATCGGCTACAG AGCCCCAGAGGTTTGTCTTGGCCTTCCATTCTCAGGAGCCATTGACATGTGGGGAGTGGGCTGTACGCTGGCCTTTCTCTACCTCAATGATCATCTCTTTCCTTTCCACTGTGAATACCTCATG ATGAAGTGCATGGTGCAGATGCTGGGCATGCCGTCGAAATACCACCTCCGCTTTGGCATGTACAGCCAGAGATTCTTTTGTAAAGAGGATGAATTTGGCACACAATGGAGGCTGCTG ACCCCAGAAGAATACTCAtctagaaacaaaaagaaagcagaGGAGTGGCCCAAATCTCGTGCTCATTTCTCATCATTGGATGACCTGCTCTAT atCTCTGAAGTAGAGGATGCTGAAGAAATGGAAGACAGGAAGGTGTTCATCGACTTCCTAAAAGAGTTGTTACATCTGGATGGGGATCTGAGAATCTCTCCTGTTGAGGCTCTTCAGCATCCCTTTATCACAGGGTCATACCTGAGCCAGCCCAGGAGCCAGACAGCAGAGAATA AAATGGATGACATTACTCTTGCATCTGGCCAAGATGGGCAAATTTAG
- the LOC114482183 gene encoding homeodomain-interacting protein kinase 3-like, with the protein MWGVGCTLAFLYLNDHLFPFHCEYLMMKCMVQMLGMPSKYHLRFGMYSQRFFCKEDEFGTQWRLLTPEEYSSRNKKKAEEWPKSRAHFSSLDDLLYISEVEDAEEMEDRKVFIDFLKELLHLDGDLRISPVEALQHPFITGSYLSQPRSQTAENKMDDITLASGQDGQI; encoded by the exons ATGTGGGGAGTGGGCTGTACGCTGGCCTTTCTCTACCTCAATGATCATCTCTTTCCTTTCCACTGTGAATACCTCATG ATGAAGTGCATGGTGCAGATGCTGGGCATGCCGTCGAAATACCACCTCCGCTTTGGCATGTACAGCCAGAGATTCTTTTGTAAAGAGGATGAATTTGGCACACAATGGAGGCTGCTG ACCCCAGAAGAATACTCAtcgagaaacaaaaagaaagcagaGGAGTGGCCCAAATCTCGTGCTCATTTCTCATCATTGGATGACCTGCTCTAT atCTCTGAAGTAGAGGATGCTGAAGAAATGGAAGACAGGAAGGTGTTCATCGACTTCCTAAAAGAGTTGTTACATCTGGATGGGGATCTGAGAATCTCTCCTGTTGAGGCTCTTCAGCATCCCTTTATCACAGGGTCATACCTGAGCCAGCCCAGGAGCCAGACAGCAGAGAATA AAATGGATGACATTACTCTTGCATCTGGCCAAGATGGGCAAATTTAG